In Niallia sp. FSL W8-0635, one genomic interval encodes:
- a CDS encoding PTS sugar transporter subunit IIB, which translates to MKRILLACSSGMSTSLLVSKMRDAAKEKGMEVEIWAVAQDKAQTDMERADVLLIGPQMRFLKKKLAAAAETVGIPLDVIDPIAYGRIDGLAVLNKALELIENNK; encoded by the coding sequence ATGAAAAGAATTTTATTAGCTTGTTCATCAGGTATGTCTACTAGTTTATTAGTTTCAAAAATGAGAGATGCTGCAAAAGAAAAAGGAATGGAAGTAGAAATTTGGGCTGTTGCTCAAGATAAAGCACAAACAGATATGGAACGTGCAGATGTACTTTTAATTGGTCCACAAATGCGCTTTTTGAAAAAGAAGCTTGCTGCTGCTGCTGAAACAGTTGGTATTCCATTAGATGTTATTGATCCCATCGCTTACGGACGCATTGATGGTTTAGCAGTATTAAATAAAGCATTAGAATTAATCGAGAATAATAAGTAA
- a CDS encoding MFS transporter — translation MTSENLKKISLNEKFGYASGDFACNLIYTTVSTYLLFFYTDVYGLSAAAAGTMFLVVRIIDALADPFIGTIVDRTNTKFGRFRPYLLFGAFPFAILAILCFTTPDFSSAGKLIYAYITYVGLSLVYTTINVPYGALTSAMTRNNQEVVSITSVRMILANVGGLVVAFFVPLLSTFLGNTTENSALGWQLTMSILGVIGACLLIFCFKSTKERVVLQKTVEKVKLTDIFEQFRINRPLVVLSIFFIIIFGVNSISNSVGIYYVTYNLGREDLVKWYGLLGSLPALVVLPFLPKISKALGKKRLLNYALLLNIVGLLALLVIPPSNVALVLIFRLVAAAGSLTAGGYMWALIPETIEYGEYKTGKRMGGLIYAIIGFFFKFGMALGGIVPGLILDKFGYIANQVQTPEALMGILITTTVVPVIFLILAMVDINFYNLDEKTYDKMIRELENRDKIYLDNIEEFEAK, via the coding sequence ATGACAAGTGAAAATTTGAAAAAAATTAGTTTAAATGAGAAATTTGGCTATGCATCAGGAGATTTTGCATGTAATTTGATTTACACAACAGTTTCAACCTACCTTTTATTTTTTTACACCGATGTTTATGGGTTATCAGCAGCTGCAGCAGGTACAATGTTTTTAGTAGTTCGTATCATTGATGCCCTTGCAGATCCTTTTATTGGAACAATTGTTGATAGAACCAATACAAAGTTTGGTCGCTTTAGACCGTACCTTCTATTCGGTGCTTTTCCTTTTGCAATATTAGCAATTCTATGCTTTACGACGCCTGATTTTTCAAGTGCTGGAAAATTAATCTATGCTTATATTACTTACGTTGGTTTATCACTTGTTTATACAACAATAAATGTTCCATATGGTGCATTAACTTCTGCTATGACAAGAAATAATCAAGAAGTAGTTAGTATTACATCGGTTCGAATGATTTTAGCGAACGTAGGTGGATTAGTAGTAGCCTTTTTTGTTCCGTTATTATCAACATTTCTAGGAAATACTACAGAAAATTCTGCGCTTGGCTGGCAGTTAACGATGAGTATTTTAGGAGTTATTGGCGCTTGTCTATTAATTTTCTGCTTTAAGAGTACAAAAGAGCGTGTAGTATTACAAAAAACGGTAGAAAAAGTTAAGTTAACCGATATCTTTGAGCAATTTCGTATTAATCGTCCATTAGTAGTTTTAAGTATTTTCTTTATCATTATCTTTGGTGTTAACTCTATTAGTAACTCTGTAGGAATCTACTATGTAACATATAATCTAGGTAGAGAAGATTTAGTAAAGTGGTATGGGTTACTTGGAAGTTTGCCTGCTTTAGTAGTACTTCCGTTTTTACCTAAAATTAGTAAAGCGCTTGGTAAAAAGAGGCTATTAAACTATGCATTACTATTAAATATTGTTGGCCTTTTAGCTTTGCTCGTTATTCCGCCTAGCAATGTGGCCCTTGTTCTTATTTTCCGTCTAGTTGCTGCAGCAGGAAGTCTTACAGCTGGAGGCTATATGTGGGCGCTTATTCCAGAAACCATTGAATATGGGGAATATAAGACTGGAAAACGAATGGGTGGTTTGATTTATGCTATTATCGGATTCTTTTTTAAATTTGGTATGGCCCTTGGCGGTATTGTCCCAGGCTTAATTTTGGACAAATTCGGCTATATTGCCAATCAAGTTCAAACTCCAGAGGCATTAATGGGAATTCTTATTACAACAACTGTTGTACCGGTAATTTTCTTAATATTAGCAATGGTTGATATCAATTTCTATAATCTTGATGAAAAGACATATGACAAAATGATAAGAGAATTAGAGAACCGAGATAAAATTTACTTAGATAACATTGAAGAATTTGAGGCTAAATAA
- the celB gene encoding PTS cellobiose transporter subunit IIC — translation MNKFMEVLENILLPIAEKLNNNRYLAALRDGFMVALPLIIFGSIFVVIANFPFLDKWISPEAYASYQNALGPASAATLSIMGLFVIMGIGYKLTQHYGLEAIYGAVVGVASFLILNPQELGEVTGVIPTAILGAQGMFLGIFTAFLSAELYRLFVKKNLTIKMPPGVPESVSRSFSALIPITLTLTIFLIIRILFSFTPFETVQNFIYTIIQEPLTALGSSLPATIVVVLLIQLFWFFGLHGQIIMNSVLDPIWYALNDQNFSAFQAGTELPNVVTKQFMDTFLVGMGGTGMTLGVVILIFLIGKSRQTKELGKLGGPAGIFNVNEPIIFGLPIIMNPLVLIPWLLAPVVVTVITYLSMSAGIVPKPAGIIVPWTTPIGISGFLATGNDWRGAALQIFNLVVVMLIWWPFLKVLDKNYYETEKKG, via the coding sequence ATGAATAAATTTATGGAGGTTTTGGAAAATATTCTGTTGCCAATTGCTGAAAAATTGAACAACAATCGTTATTTAGCAGCATTACGTGATGGTTTTATGGTTGCTTTGCCGCTAATCATTTTCGGTTCGATTTTTGTTGTAATTGCTAACTTTCCTTTCCTAGATAAATGGATTAGTCCAGAGGCATATGCATCCTACCAAAATGCGTTAGGACCAGCATCTGCTGCAACATTAAGTATAATGGGGCTATTCGTAATAATGGGGATAGGATATAAATTGACGCAACATTATGGTCTAGAAGCAATTTATGGTGCAGTAGTTGGTGTAGCATCATTTCTTATCTTAAATCCGCAAGAATTAGGGGAAGTAACAGGTGTTATCCCAACTGCGATTTTAGGTGCACAAGGGATGTTTTTAGGAATTTTCACTGCATTTCTATCTGCAGAGCTATATCGCTTATTTGTGAAGAAAAACTTAACGATTAAAATGCCTCCAGGGGTACCAGAATCTGTATCTAGATCATTTAGTGCATTGATTCCTATTACATTAACATTAACAATCTTTTTAATCATTCGTATTTTATTTAGCTTTACACCTTTTGAAACAGTACAGAACTTTATTTATACGATTATCCAAGAGCCATTAACTGCTTTAGGTAGTAGTCTACCAGCAACAATCGTAGTTGTATTATTAATTCAATTATTCTGGTTCTTTGGTTTACATGGTCAAATTATTATGAACTCTGTACTAGATCCAATCTGGTATGCGTTGAATGACCAAAACTTTAGTGCTTTCCAAGCAGGAACAGAGCTTCCAAACGTTGTTACAAAGCAATTTATGGATACATTCTTAGTTGGTATGGGTGGTACAGGAATGACACTAGGTGTTGTTATCCTTATCTTCCTAATCGGTAAGAGCAGACAAACAAAAGAACTAGGCAAACTAGGTGGACCAGCAGGGATATTTAACGTAAATGAACCAATTATTTTTGGATTACCAATAATCATGAACCCGTTAGTTCTTATTCCTTGGCTATTAGCACCAGTAGTTGTAACGGTAATTACTTATCTTTCTATGTCAGCTGGTATTGTTCCAAAGCCAGCAGGAATCATTGTTCCATGGACAACGCCAATTGGTATTAGTGGATTTTTAGCAACAGGTAATGATTGGAGAGGGGCAGCACTACAAATCTTTAACTTAGTTGTTGTAATGCTTATTTGGTGGCCGTTCTTAAAAGTATTAGATAAAAATTATTATGAAACAGAAAAAAAGGGATAA
- a CDS encoding MetQ/NlpA family ABC transporter substrate-binding protein, with the protein MKKILFLMMIGLFILAGCGKDNTETDQKDEQNKEKEEVTLKVASLIPPMTEILELVKPTLAEEGINLDMVVLSDNVQPNTALAAGEVDANFFQHVPYMEEFNRSNDAELVPVKAIYFANYGVYSKEYDSMDKVPEDAVIAIANDVSNIDRSLALLAQHDVITLKEKTGPYYTKADIVENPKNLKFEEVDLLMLARMYDDADLVVMTPAYASPLGLTPKSDALLTEGVENDFAITLVARKDNADWEPIQKLAEAMTSPEVRKFLEEKYAETAIPAF; encoded by the coding sequence ATGAAGAAAATTCTATTTTTAATGATGATAGGTTTATTTATTTTGGCAGGTTGTGGAAAAGACAATACTGAAACTGACCAAAAGGATGAGCAAAATAAAGAGAAAGAAGAAGTAACATTGAAGGTTGCTTCCTTAATTCCTCCAATGACTGAAATTCTTGAACTTGTTAAACCGACATTAGCAGAGGAAGGCATCAATCTGGATATGGTTGTATTAAGTGATAATGTGCAACCAAATACTGCTCTTGCAGCAGGTGAAGTAGATGCAAACTTTTTCCAACACGTTCCGTATATGGAGGAATTCAACCGCAGTAATGATGCAGAGCTAGTCCCTGTTAAAGCAATCTATTTTGCAAACTATGGTGTATATTCAAAAGAATATGATTCTATGGATAAAGTGCCAGAGGATGCGGTAATTGCGATTGCAAATGATGTTTCCAATATTGACCGTTCTTTAGCATTATTAGCACAACATGATGTGATTACCTTAAAAGAGAAAACAGGTCCTTATTATACAAAAGCTGATATTGTAGAAAATCCGAAAAACTTAAAGTTTGAGGAAGTTGATTTATTAATGCTTGCGAGAATGTATGATGACGCTGATCTAGTTGTGATGACACCAGCTTATGCATCACCGCTTGGCTTAACACCAAAAAGCGATGCATTGCTAACAGAGGGAGTAGAAAATGACTTTGCGATTACATTAGTAGCTCGTAAGGATAATGCAGATTGGGAACCAATTCAAAAGCTAGCAGAAGCTATGACAAGCCCAGAGGTTCGTAAATTTTTAGAAGAAAAATATGCGGAAACAGCAATCCCTGCATTTTAA
- a CDS encoding glycoside hydrolase family 1 protein, translating to MTVQYKFPEGFWWGSATSATQIEGAANEAGKGKNIWDHWYEAEPNRFFDNVGPETTSNFYYQYKEDIQLMKEIGHNSFRLSISWSRLIPNGRGEVNPEAISFYNNVIDELLANGIEPFVTLYHFDMPLEMQNIGGWENREVVDAYQSYALQCFQLFGDRVKKWFTFNEPIVPVEGGYLYDFHYPNIVDFKKAAQVAYHTVLAHAKAVQAFRGWNKDNDTKIGIVLNLTPSYPRSQNPYDLKAANICDLFFNRSFLDPAVLGEYPKELVEILREHGQLPNVEQGDLELLKENTVDILGVNYYQPRRVKAKEHLPNPYSPFMPEWFFDSYEMPGRKMNPYRGWEIYEKGIYDIMVNLKENYGNVESFISENGMGVQDEERFLKDGQIQDDYRIEFIEGHLQWLHKSLEEGCNVKGYHLWTFMDNWSWSNAYKNRYGFISVDIKTQQRTPKKSAYWFKNVAKNNGF from the coding sequence ATGACTGTTCAATACAAATTTCCTGAAGGTTTTTGGTGGGGAAGTGCCACATCTGCAACACAAATAGAAGGCGCAGCAAATGAAGCAGGCAAAGGAAAAAACATTTGGGATCATTGGTATGAGGCAGAGCCAAATCGCTTTTTTGATAACGTGGGACCAGAAACTACTTCTAATTTCTATTATCAATATAAAGAAGATATTCAATTGATGAAAGAAATTGGGCATAATTCTTTCCGCTTATCTATTTCATGGTCAAGATTAATTCCGAACGGACGGGGAGAAGTTAATCCAGAAGCTATAAGCTTTTATAATAATGTAATAGACGAGCTGCTAGCTAATGGAATCGAACCATTCGTTACCCTGTATCATTTCGATATGCCGCTAGAAATGCAGAACATCGGTGGCTGGGAAAATCGTGAAGTAGTTGATGCTTATCAATCATATGCTTTGCAGTGCTTCCAACTATTTGGTGATCGTGTGAAAAAATGGTTTACCTTTAATGAGCCGATTGTTCCTGTAGAAGGTGGATACTTGTACGATTTCCACTATCCGAATATTGTAGATTTTAAAAAGGCTGCACAAGTTGCTTATCATACTGTATTAGCTCATGCAAAAGCAGTCCAAGCTTTTCGAGGCTGGAATAAAGACAATGACACGAAAATTGGGATTGTCTTGAATTTAACACCTTCGTATCCAAGAAGCCAAAATCCATATGATTTAAAGGCAGCAAATATTTGTGATTTATTCTTTAATAGAAGCTTCTTAGATCCAGCTGTTCTCGGCGAATATCCAAAGGAATTAGTAGAAATACTACGTGAACATGGACAACTGCCAAATGTAGAACAAGGGGATTTAGAATTACTAAAGGAAAATACAGTGGATATCCTTGGTGTTAACTATTATCAGCCGCGCAGAGTAAAAGCAAAAGAACATTTACCAAATCCATATAGTCCGTTTATGCCAGAATGGTTCTTTGATTCTTATGAGATGCCAGGCAGAAAGATGAATCCTTATCGTGGTTGGGAAATTTACGAAAAAGGGATTTACGACATTATGGTGAATTTAAAGGAAAATTACGGGAATGTGGAGTCCTTTATTTCTGAGAATGGGATGGGAGTTCAAGATGAAGAGCGTTTCTTGAAAGACGGTCAAATTCAAGATGACTATCGAATTGAATTCATTGAAGGCCATCTACAATGGCTGCATAAATCCCTGGAAGAAGGCTGTAATGTAAAAGGATATCATCTATGGACATTCATGGATAACTGGTCTTGGTCTAATGCTTATAAAAATCGTTATGGTTTCATTTCAGTAGACATAAAGACACAGCAAAGAACCCCAAAGAAAAGTGCTTATTGGTTTAAAAATGTAGCAAAAAACAATGGGTTTTAG
- the xynB gene encoding xylan 1,4-beta-xylosidase: MKIINPVLKGFNPDPSICRVGEDYYIAVSTFEWFPGVQIHHSKDLVNWELVAHPLQRVSQLDMKGNPNSGGVWAPCLSYSDGKFWLIYTDVKVVDGAWKDCHNYLVTSETVDGDWGEPVKLNSSGFDASLFHDTDGKKYLLNMLWDQRIDRHPFGGIVMQEYCTEQKKLINKPQNIFKGTDIKLTEAPHLYHIGEYYYLLTAEGGTEYEHAATIARSKNIEGPYEVHPNNPILTSWHDPRNPLQKCGHASIVQTHTGEWYLAHLTGRPIHPDDASIIQQRGYCPLGRETAIQKLEWKEDWPYVVGGKEGSLEVEAPNIPETKFPSTYPVVDEFDQDKLNINFQTLRIPFTEQLGSLTEKPNHLRLFGQESLTSTFTQSYVARRWQSLQFEAETAVVFTPENIQQAAGLVNYYNTENWTALQVTYDEELGRILDLTVNDNFSFSQPLKNKISVPSEAEYIYLKVTVEKENYYYSYSFNKEEWHKIDITFESKKLSDDYIRGGGFFTGAFVGMQCQDTSGQNIPADFKYFRYEEKE, translated from the coding sequence ATGAAGATTATCAACCCAGTACTTAAAGGATTTAATCCAGATCCAAGTATTTGTAGAGTTGGAGAAGACTATTATATTGCAGTATCGACCTTCGAATGGTTCCCAGGAGTACAAATTCATCATTCTAAGGATTTAGTAAATTGGGAATTGGTTGCACACCCTTTACAAAGAGTATCTCAACTAGATATGAAAGGAAATCCTAACTCTGGTGGTGTGTGGGCACCTTGCTTAAGTTATAGTGACGGAAAGTTTTGGCTTATTTATACAGATGTGAAAGTAGTAGATGGTGCCTGGAAGGATTGTCATAACTATTTGGTTACTTCTGAAACGGTTGATGGTGATTGGGGAGAGCCAGTTAAATTAAATAGTTCTGGATTTGATGCCTCCTTGTTCCATGACACGGACGGTAAGAAATATTTGTTAAATATGCTGTGGGACCAACGAATAGATCGTCACCCGTTCGGTGGAATTGTGATGCAAGAATATTGCACAGAGCAGAAGAAGTTAATCAATAAACCTCAAAATATTTTTAAAGGTACGGATATTAAATTAACGGAAGCGCCACATCTTTATCATATCGGTGAATATTATTACTTGTTAACAGCAGAAGGTGGAACAGAGTATGAGCATGCTGCAACGATTGCCCGTTCCAAAAACATAGAAGGTCCGTATGAGGTTCATCCAAATAACCCGATTTTAACATCTTGGCACGACCCTAGAAATCCATTGCAAAAATGTGGACATGCTTCTATTGTTCAAACACATACAGGTGAATGGTATTTAGCTCATTTAACTGGACGTCCTATCCATCCAGATGATGCTTCTATTATTCAACAAAGAGGATACTGTCCATTAGGAAGGGAAACAGCTATTCAAAAGCTTGAATGGAAAGAAGACTGGCCATATGTAGTAGGAGGAAAAGAAGGAAGTCTAGAAGTAGAAGCGCCAAACATTCCTGAAACAAAGTTTCCTTCTACTTATCCAGTTGTGGATGAATTTGATCAAGACAAGCTAAATATTAATTTTCAAACACTACGTATTCCATTTACAGAACAATTAGGTTCCTTAACAGAAAAACCTAATCATTTACGCTTATTTGGTCAAGAATCATTAACATCTACGTTTACACAATCTTATGTAGCTAGACGTTGGCAAAGTCTTCAGTTTGAGGCAGAAACAGCAGTAGTTTTTACACCAGAAAACATACAACAAGCTGCAGGATTAGTGAATTACTACAACACCGAAAATTGGACAGCGCTGCAAGTAACATACGATGAAGAGCTTGGACGCATTCTTGATTTAACGGTTAATGATAACTTCTCGTTCTCTCAACCATTAAAGAATAAAATTAGTGTCCCAAGTGAAGCGGAATATATATATTTAAAAGTAACAGTTGAAAAGGAAAACTATTACTATTCATATTCTTTTAATAAAGAAGAGTGGCATAAAATAGATATTACATTTGAATCCAAGAAATTATCGGATGATTATATTCGTGGTGGCGGCTTCTTTACAGGAGCGTTTGTAGGAATGCAATGTCAAGATACAAGCGGCCAAAACATACCGGCTGACTTTAAATATTTCCGTTATGAAGAAAAAGAGTAA
- a CDS encoding PTS lactose/cellobiose transporter subunit IIA: METDNKMTEIAFQIILFAGNGRSCAMEAIQEAKEGNFEEADRLLEEASAELGKAHGFQTKLLQEEASGNGAGVNVILVHSQDHLMTAITVRDLATEIIEIYRNK; this comes from the coding sequence ATGGAAACAGATAACAAAATGACAGAAATAGCTTTTCAAATTATTCTTTTCGCTGGAAATGGTCGTTCATGTGCGATGGAAGCAATACAAGAGGCAAAAGAAGGAAACTTTGAAGAGGCGGATCGATTATTAGAAGAAGCGAGTGCGGAGCTTGGAAAAGCGCATGGTTTTCAAACGAAACTACTTCAAGAAGAAGCGAGTGGAAATGGTGCTGGTGTGAATGTTATTTTAGTTCATTCTCAAGATCATCTAATGACAGCAATTACTGTTCGCGATTTAGCTACGGAGATAATAGAAATCTATCGTAATAAATAA
- a CDS encoding malate:quinone oxidoreductase, whose product MSRKETKTDVILIGAGIMSATLGMLLKELNPDLKITVFEKLASAGEESSNEWNNAGTGHAALCELNYTVEKPDGSVDIKKALEINEQFQVSLQFWSYLVNNQVIHNPDDFIMPLPHMSLVLGEKNVAFLQKRFEAMVSNPLFEGMEFSKDPEKLKEWIPLIMQNRDSKEPIAATKIDSGTDVNFGALTRLLFADLAQKDVRINYKHSVNDLKRTSDGLWDVKVQNLDSGATETHSAKFVFIGGGGGSLHLLQKSGIPEGKHMGGFPVSGIFLVCKNPEIVAKHHAKVYGKAKVGAPPMSVPHLDTRFIDNKKSLLFGPFAGFSPKFLKTGSMFDLITSVKPDNLFTMLAAGAKNMSLTSYLIQQLMLSKEKRIEELREFIPNAKAEDWELVVAGQRVQVIKDTEAGGKGTLQFGTEVVTAADGSIAALLGASPGASTAVHVMLEVIRKCFPEQLPAWESKLKEMIPSYGVSLKENPELLHEVHTLTAQTLGLSEKKAIYN is encoded by the coding sequence ATGAGCAGAAAAGAAACGAAAACAGACGTTATTTTAATTGGTGCAGGGATTATGAGTGCAACGCTAGGGATGCTATTAAAAGAATTAAACCCGGATTTAAAAATTACAGTATTTGAAAAATTAGCAAGCGCAGGAGAAGAAAGCTCCAATGAATGGAATAATGCGGGAACAGGGCATGCAGCACTTTGTGAGCTAAACTACACAGTGGAAAAACCAGATGGCTCTGTAGACATTAAAAAGGCGTTAGAAATTAACGAACAGTTTCAAGTTTCCTTGCAATTTTGGTCTTATCTTGTAAATAATCAAGTAATACATAATCCAGATGACTTTATTATGCCATTACCTCATATGAGTTTAGTATTAGGGGAAAAGAATGTAGCGTTTTTACAGAAGCGGTTTGAAGCAATGGTAAGTAATCCATTATTTGAAGGAATGGAATTTTCAAAGGACCCAGAAAAACTGAAAGAGTGGATACCTCTTATTATGCAGAATCGTGATTCAAAGGAGCCGATTGCGGCAACGAAGATTGATTCAGGCACAGATGTAAATTTTGGCGCATTAACGCGACTATTGTTTGCTGATTTAGCGCAGAAAGATGTGAGAATTAACTACAAGCATAGTGTAAATGATTTAAAACGTACATCAGATGGCTTGTGGGATGTGAAAGTACAAAATCTGGATAGTGGTGCTACAGAAACTCATTCTGCTAAATTTGTCTTTATTGGAGGCGGAGGTGGTAGTCTGCATTTACTGCAGAAATCTGGTATTCCTGAAGGGAAGCATATGGGCGGATTCCCTGTAAGTGGTATATTTTTAGTATGTAAAAATCCAGAAATTGTTGCAAAGCATCATGCAAAAGTATATGGGAAAGCAAAGGTTGGAGCGCCGCCAATGTCTGTTCCCCATTTAGATACACGTTTTATTGACAATAAAAAGTCTTTACTATTTGGTCCTTTCGCTGGCTTCTCGCCAAAATTCTTAAAAACAGGCTCGATGTTTGACTTAATTACATCTGTCAAACCAGATAACTTGTTCACTATGTTAGCAGCAGGTGCCAAAAATATGTCTTTAACAAGCTATTTAATTCAGCAGCTTATGTTATCCAAAGAGAAGCGGATAGAAGAGTTACGTGAATTTATTCCGAATGCTAAAGCAGAAGATTGGGAACTTGTTGTGGCTGGACAGCGTGTGCAGGTTATCAAAGATACAGAAGCTGGAGGCAAAGGAACACTTCAATTTGGAACAGAAGTTGTAACTGCTGCTGATGGTTCTATTGCAGCATTGCTTGGGGCTTCACCTGGAGCATCAACTGCTGTTCATGTAATGCTGGAAGTTATTCGAAAATGTTTTCCGGAACAACTTCCAGCATGGGAATCAAAATTAAAAGAAATGATTCCATCATATGGAGTTTCTTTGAAGGAAAATCCAGAGCTTTTGCATGAAGTTCATACATTAACTGCACAGACACTTGGTTTAAGTGAGAAAAAAGCCATTTATAACTAA